A stretch of the Planctomycetota bacterium genome encodes the following:
- a CDS encoding biopolymer transporter ExbD, translating into MRLRDWNNREEQEHLPLTTLIDVVFLLLIYFMVTATITPPESRVAAALQSERGSGQARDLQPQIVTVDVRDGVLTYRMGSRTFLDRESLGVVLAELPKEGGLFVRVTDRAPWAAVAAVMQEALDAGFTKRTYVPAE; encoded by the coding sequence CACCTGCCGCTGACCACGCTGATCGACGTGGTCTTCCTGCTGCTCATCTACTTCATGGTCACGGCGACCATCACGCCGCCCGAGAGCCGCGTCGCCGCCGCCCTGCAGTCCGAACGGGGCTCGGGCCAGGCGCGGGACCTGCAGCCCCAGATCGTCACCGTCGACGTCCGCGACGGCGTGCTCACCTACCGCATGGGCTCGCGGACGTTCCTGGATCGCGAGTCGCTCGGCGTCGTGCTCGCCGAACTGCCCAAGGAGGGCGGGCTGTTCGTCCGCGTGACCGACCGGGCGCCGTGGGCCGCCGTCGCGGCCGTCATGCAGGAGGCCCTCGACGCGGGCTTCACCAAGAGGACCTATGTGCCGGCCGAGTAG